From the Longimicrobium sp. genome, the window CGGACCATCGCGATCGTCGTTCTCAGCACAACGAGCTGGCCGCGCATCAAAGCCGCGGCTGGGCTTGTTGCGGCCGCTGTCGCCGCCGCCGCTCGGGGAACGTACGCAGAAGTCCCCATCCTGTAACGCAGGGGCGTGCAGCGAGGCCGATCGCACCCACACCCGTCGCCGCCCGCATTCACGTTCCCACACGAGAAGGCGCGCCGGGCGGCATGAGCCGCCCGGCGCGCGGGTGTTTCCTCCGCGTGAGGAAGCCTTCAGCGGGGCGCGCGCCGGAGCCGCACCGACTCGCCGTCGTGCCAGGCGAGCGCGGCGCCGCGGGAGGAGGTGGCGAGCGCGGGCGAGCTGGCCGCCGGGATCGTCCCCTCCATCTCCAGCCTGCCGCCCTCGACGCGCGCGACGCGCACCGTGCCGGGCTTCTCGCGGCGGTCGTCGAAGGTGATCCAGACGCGCTCGCCCTCGGCGGAGAGCGCCACTTGCGAGGGCGGCACCCACTCGGCCGTGAGCAGCGCCGCGGGGCGGCCGAAGGTGCGGCCCGCGTCGTCCGACGCGGCGTACCAGAGGCCCTGCCGCCCCTCCTTCCCCGTGTACCAGCCGACGTGCACCCGGCCCCGCGCGTCGACCGCCACCGACGGCCCGGCGTGCGGGCACCCGGGGAACACCCAGCCGTCGGCGTGCACCCGCGCCGGGGCGGACCACGACACGGCGCCCGGGGCGAGGCGCGCCACCACCACGTCGCGCACGTCGCCGGGGAAGACCTTGCGCCAGGCGACGTAGACCGACCCGTCCGGCCCCACCGCCAGCGAGGTGCGGCAGCAGGGGCACACGTCGCCGTCGACGGCCAGGCTCGGCCCGAACGTCTTCCCCCTGTCGGCGGAGCGCGCCACGCGGATCTCCGCGCCCGGCAGGTCCGCGTCCTCCTTCATCCCCCCGCCGTGCCCGTGCCCGTGCCCCGCCGCCGCGCCGCCGGACGGTGCGACGGGATGGGGGTTGCGGCGCGCGCGCTCGGCGTCGCGGACGCGCGAGTCGATCCAGGACACCCACACGGTGCCGTTCGGCGCCACCGCCACGTCGTGGAAGGTGTGCGAGGACGGCGCCCCGGCCGCGTCGTCGTTCACGGTGACGGCGGGCTCGAAGCGCTTCCCGCCGTCCGTCGAGCGCGCGAAGCGCAGGTCGCTGGCGGGGAAGCGCCGCCCCGGCACCTCCCGGTTGTTCTGCCAGAGGACGTAGACGTTGCCCTCGGGGCCCACCGCCACCTGCGCCGGCGCCTGCTCGTGCGGGGCGGCGTCGCCGGGGCGGTCGTTGGCGCGCACGGAGACGGAAGCGGCGCCCTCGTCGCCCGCCACGCGCGAGACGAAGACGTTCGACGCGCCGCCCTCGGTCTCCACCCACGCCACGAACGCCGCGCCGGTGCGCGGGTCCACGGCCGCGGTGGGGTTCGACGCGCCGTGCGCGGCCAGCGTGACCGTCTCGCCCCACGCGGAGCCGCCCGCGCGGGCCTCGGCGCACGCCAGGCCGAACCCCACCGCCGCGGCGACGGCGGCCGCCGCTCCCAGGGTCGCTCTCGCGCTCATCGGGCACCTCCCGAGGGGTTCAGGCGGTACTGGACGCCCAGGTACAGCGTGCGCGGCATCCCCGGCGCGTACTCCTCGCCCTGGGCCGCGGTGTAGGCGGCCGACTCGGCGTAGCGCCGGTCGGTGAGGTTGTTGACGCGCCCCACCAGCTCCAGCGAGCGTGCCACGGGGAGCGTGGCGTGCAGGTTGAGCAGGGCGTGCCCGCCGTAGCGGTGCGTATTCTCGGCGTCCATCCAGTAGCTGCCGATCCGCTGCCACTCGGCCATCACCCGCCCCTCGCCCACGCTCTTCGCCAGGCGCGCGGAGACGAGCGTGCGCGGGGCGCTCTCGATCTCGTTGCCGTCGAAGACCACGCCCTCGCGCGGGCGCCACTCCTCGTAGGTGTGGCGGGCGCGGCTGTAGCTCACGTCGGCGCGGAAGCCGGCGGGGAGCTCGGCGCCGAGCCCCGCCTCGAGCCCGCGGTGCAGCGTCCGGCCCGCGTTCGTGGTCTCGCGCGTGCCGTCGGGGTTGATGAGCGTCAGGATGTCGTTCTCCACCCGCATCCGGTACGCCGAGAGCTGCCAGCCCACGCGGCCGAAGAGCGTGCCGCGGGCGCCCGCCTCGTGGCTGTGCGCCTCCACCGGCTCCAGGCCGACGGTGTTCGCCGCCTGCCCCTGCCGGAAGAGCTGCCCCTCCGACGGTGCCCGGAAGCCGTCGGCGTAGCTGGCGAAGACGCTGAGCGCCGCGCCGGCCTCGTAGGTCACGCCCAGCTTGGGGCTCAGGTGGCGGTAGGTGACCGAGGTGTCGGCCGGGCGGCGGTACCGCCCCGTCTCGACGTCGGCGAGGTGGTTGTCGTAGTCGAAGCCGAGCACGTCGTAGCGCATCCCGCCGGTCACGTGCAGCCGGTCGGTCGGCGACACCTCGGCCTGCAGGTACGGCGAGACGCCGCGGAAGGCCACGTCGTAGTCGTAGACCCGCTCGGCCGCCGTGTACGAGGTGAACACCCGCCCGCTGCGCACCGGCGCGATGCGGTCCTCGCGGCGGAAGCCCGGGCTGTAGTCCACGTCCACCCCGCCGATCAGGCGCGTGCGCAGCGCGTCCACGTCGGCCCGGTACTTCGCCAGCACGCCGAGGGAGCGGTGGCCGGTGGTGTAGACCGTGGGGTCGTAGGTGAGCGACCAGTTCGGCAGCAGCTCCATCTCGTTCCAGCGCACGAACGGCGTCACGCTGAGCAGCGTGCCGGCGCCGCGCCGCTCGTACGCCGCCGAGAGCCGCGCCGCGCGCACGTCGCGGAAGGAGATCGGCGTGTAGTTGGCCGTGGGGTCCGCCCGGTAGTCGTCCGCGGTGAGCGTCGACGAGCCGGCCGTCTGCTGGCCGATGCGCGAGACGGCCAGCACCGTCCGGAGCGACGCGCCGCCGCCGAAGTGGTGGTCCCAGCGCACGGTGCCGCTCTGCCGGTCGTACGCCGTCCCGCTCCGCCAGCCGTCGGTCCGCGTCAGGTTGAAGTCGGCGCGGAGCCCGTCGTCCCCCCGCGTCCCCGAGGCGGCCAGGAGGAGCCGGCCCCAGCCGTAGGGCCCGCCCTCGCCGTACGCCTCCAGGGTGGGCCGGGCGGTGGGGGCGCGCGTCTCGACGTTGATCACGCCGCCGATGGCGTCGCTCCCGTACAGCGCCGTCGCCGGGCCCTTGAGCACCTCGATGCGCTCGGCCTGGGGGACGTTCACCTCGTACAGCGCGTTGTGGTTGAAGAAGCCCGTCGAGCGCGTGGGGACGCCGTCCTCCAGGAAGAGGTAGACGGGGTTCGTGGTCTTCGGCTGGCGGATGGAGGTGGTGTGCCCCTCGCCGCCGGTGACGCTCACCCACACGCCGGGGATGCGCCCCATCACCTCGCCGGGGTGCGTGGGCTTCGCGTCCCGCAGCTCGCGCGAGGAGACGACGCCCACGGTGGCGGGGGTCTCGCCCAGGCGCCGCACCTCGCGCGTGGCGCTCACCACCAGCGACGGGAGCACCGCCGCCTCCTCGCCCATGCGGAGGTCGACGCTGGCGGTGGCCCCCGGCGCCACGCTGACGGCGCGGGTGAGCGACGCCAGCCCCAGGCGCGAGGCGGCGAGCGTGTGCTCGCCCGGGGCGACGGAGGGGAGGCGGAAGCGCCCGGCGGCGTCGGTGACCGCGGCCGCGGCGCCGTCCAGGCGGATGCTCACGCCGGCCAGCGGCGCGCCGCCGGCCTGCGCGGTGACGGTGCCCTCGACGGACCCGGCGCCCTGGGCCGGGAGGGGGACGGAGAAGCAGGTCAGGAGCAGCGCGGCGGCCAGCGCGGCCCCGCGTCGCAGTCGGTCTACGGTGATGATGGCAGGCACACTCCACCTCGGGTGGAAAGGCGTTCTCGGCAACGCCGCGAGTCGAACGGGCGATCCGTTCGCGGGCGGCGCGATCTCGTTGTTGTCAGCGAGGATCAGCCGAGGACGGGAGGTGCCTGGCCGTAGGGGAGGAAGAAGGGAGCGAGCCGCGCGGGGACGGCCGCCCGGTCGTCGGGGCGCGCCTCGCGCACCGACGCGGGGGCCACGCGCAGGGAGGCGTCGCCGGCCACCGGCGGCGCGTCGGCCGCGGCCGAGGGGCAGGTGCCCTGGCAGGTGCAGGCGCCGTGCTCCGCCGCCGGCGCCGCGGGCCAGCCGTGGTCGTGGCCGGCGGCTTCCGCGGCGTGCCGGCCGTGGCCGGCGTGCCCGTGCTCCGCCGCCGCGTGGGCCGCCGCGCCCGGCACCTGCGAGTGGTGCGGACACGCGTGCTGGCCCAGCGCTTCCCCCGTCCAGCTGAACAGGAAGAAGACGGCGGCCAGGAGCGCGGTCAGGCGGTGCGGAAGCGAGCGGGACACGGTTTTCGGTTGTCGGGTTCGACGTTCACGCTGGTCGTGAAGATCGTGGCTTAAAGATAATGCAACAATCGGGAAACCTGTATACCGCCGTGCGGAGATCCCCCACAACGCCGCGCAATCCCTTGTACACCGCGGCTTTCGCCTGGATTCGCTTGCGTTTACGCCGATTTTCCAGCCCTGGAAATCTCACAGGTTCGCGCCATGGGGCGGCGCAACGTGCACAGAACCTGTGCATACTCGTATCTCCTGCCGCCGGAAGAGGTTACACGGGAATGTCGTCCCGGGGGAGCCGCCGCGCCGGCCCTGCCCGGCACCGGTGTCCGGCGGCGACGCGTCCAGCCTCTGGCGCGGAGGAAAAGTCTCGCCAGGACGCTCGCTCGGGATGACTCCTGGTGTGAAGTGCATCCGTGGCGGGACGAACGGATCGCGACGCGGGGCGGAGGAAGCGCTCCCCCGCCCCACTGTCGCCCGTCCTCCTCGAATCCGCTCAGCTCGTCAGCGCCAGGCGGTCGAGCTTGAACCAGCCGGAGCCGGTCTGCGGGGAGATGGCGATCCCCCACACCTCGGTGAGGCCCAGCACGCCGTCGGTGGGCGCGTTGGCGGGCTGCCAGGTGGAGCGGCGGAACTCGCTCCAGGGGATGTGCACGTAGCGCCAGCCGGTGAAGTCGTCGCGGAAGTAGCAGGTCCAGCGCTCGGCCGTGTCGCCCGTGAAGCCGGGGTTGCGGTTGTCCTGCAGCTCCACCTTCACGTCCACCCCGCTCCCCGAGCTCAGGTACTTCCCGTTCCCGTAGTACCAGAAGCTCACCCCGCCCGTGGTCCCGAAGCCGGCCGTCCGCCAGTTCCTGGCCGTGGAGTAGAAGCGGCCCACGCCGCCGTACCCGCCCGAGACCATCGTGTAGTCCGCGCGCAGGCTCCCGCCGTCGTCGGCCCCCAGCGAGCTCGCGGCGATGGTCACCGTGCTGCCGCCGCCCGAGTACGCGCTCCAGCTCGCCACGCCCGAGTTCAGGTCCTCCAGCACCTGCCTGCTGCGGCTCGCGTCGGCGGCCACGTCCTGGAAGATCACCGTGTAGTGCTTCACCCGCTCCAGGTAGTCGCTCGCCTCGTACTCGCGGGTGCCCGGCGGATAGCCCTCCAGCGACTGCACCCAGCCGGCCCCGTAGGCTCCCAGGCGGTCGAAGACGAACGTCATCCCCGCGTTGTAGCTCACCGTCACCAGCTCCAGCATCTGCGCCTCGGTGACGGGGTTGCCGCCGTTCAGCACCTGGCGCGCGCGGGTGGCGTAGCCCTCGTGCACCACGCCGCTGCCGTCGGTCCACGTCTCGTGCGTGCGCCAGGTGGTCTCCAGCTGCCGCAGGTCGTAGACGCCCACCTGCGTGTTGTCGCGCGGGTTGAAGAAGTACGAGTTGCGCGAGTTGATCTCGCCGCTGGCCAGCAGCGACTCGGTGTTCGCCTCGG encodes:
- a CDS encoding sialidase family protein, which gives rise to MSARATLGAAAAVAAAVGFGLACAEARAGGSAWGETVTLAAHGASNPTAAVDPRTGAAFVAWVETEGGASNVFVSRVAGDEGAASVSVRANDRPGDAAPHEQAPAQVAVGPEGNVYVLWQNNREVPGRRFPASDLRFARSTDGGKRFEPAVTVNDDAAGAPSSHTFHDVAVAPNGTVWVSWIDSRVRDAERARRNPHPVAPSGGAAAGHGHGHGGGMKEDADLPGAEIRVARSADRGKTFGPSLAVDGDVCPCCRTSLAVGPDGSVYVAWRKVFPGDVRDVVVARLAPGAVSWSAPARVHADGWVFPGCPHAGPSVAVDARGRVHVGWYTGKEGRQGLWYAASDDAGRTFGRPAALLTAEWVPPSQVALSAEGERVWITFDDRREKPGTVRVARVEGGRLEMEGTIPAASSPALATSSRGAALAWHDGESVRLRRAPR
- a CDS encoding TonB-dependent receptor — its product is MPAIITVDRLRRGAALAAALLLTCFSVPLPAQGAGSVEGTVTAQAGGAPLAGVSIRLDGAAAAVTDAAGRFRLPSVAPGEHTLAASRLGLASLTRAVSVAPGATASVDLRMGEEAAVLPSLVVSATREVRRLGETPATVGVVSSRELRDAKPTHPGEVMGRIPGVWVSVTGGEGHTTSIRQPKTTNPVYLFLEDGVPTRSTGFFNHNALYEVNVPQAERIEVLKGPATALYGSDAIGGVINVETRAPTARPTLEAYGEGGPYGWGRLLLAASGTRGDDGLRADFNLTRTDGWRSGTAYDRQSGTVRWDHHFGGGASLRTVLAVSRIGQQTAGSSTLTADDYRADPTANYTPISFRDVRAARLSAAYERRGAGTLLSVTPFVRWNEMELLPNWSLTYDPTVYTTGHRSLGVLAKYRADVDALRTRLIGGVDVDYSPGFRREDRIAPVRSGRVFTSYTAAERVYDYDVAFRGVSPYLQAEVSPTDRLHVTGGMRYDVLGFDYDNHLADVETGRYRRPADTSVTYRHLSPKLGVTYEAGAALSVFASYADGFRAPSEGQLFRQGQAANTVGLEPVEAHSHEAGARGTLFGRVGWQLSAYRMRVENDILTLINPDGTRETTNAGRTLHRGLEAGLGAELPAGFRADVSYSRARHTYEEWRPREGVVFDGNEIESAPRTLVSARLAKSVGEGRVMAEWQRIGSYWMDAENTHRYGGHALLNLHATLPVARSLELVGRVNNLTDRRYAESAAYTAAQGEEYAPGMPRTLYLGVQYRLNPSGGAR
- a CDS encoding carbohydrate binding domain-containing protein, encoding MRRSALSLVALAAFAAACQDAASVTGPDLAGGPVQPPPGPVFVGSVASPAPRFYAAGQYALGNAPRRTLTLVDPTNPRGGWSGDPRITDAKAANYTGFWSSSGVPALIASLAQDSRLNLNPSYVLAIIAKESGMDSLSVSGYPANGYTQITHGADQGLLDRTTWMPEIGWMRSYLLSLPRDPRVHSYSATEANTESLLASGEINSRNSYFFNPRDNTQVGVYDLRQLETTWRTHETWTDGSGVVHEGYATRARQVLNGGNPVTEAQMLELVTVSYNAGMTFVFDRLGAYGAGWVQSLEGYPPGTREYEASDYLERVKHYTVIFQDVAADASRSRQVLEDLNSGVASWSAYSGGGSTVTIAASSLGADDGGSLRADYTMVSGGYGGVGRFYSTARNWRTAGFGTTGGVSFWYYGNGKYLSSGSGVDVKVELQDNRNPGFTGDTAERWTCYFRDDFTGWRYVHIPWSEFRRSTWQPANAPTDGVLGLTEVWGIAISPQTGSGWFKLDRLALTS